The following proteins come from a genomic window of Elusimicrobiota bacterium:
- a CDS encoding cold-shock protein encodes MKGKVKWYNRVKGYGFLVPEDGSPEVFVHHSAVQAKGKDKVLVEGQGVEFEVTAGPKGPSAANVKPEPKPAPAS; translated from the coding sequence ATGAAAGGCAAAGTGAAGTGGTACAACAGAGTGAAGGGATACGGCTTCCTGGTTCCGGAAGACGGCAGCCCGGAGGTGTTTGTCCACCATTCGGCCGTTCAGGCGAAGGGGAAAGACAAAGTCCTCGTCGAAGGGCAAGGCGTCGAATTTGAGGTGACCGCGGGCCCCAAAGGACCGTCGGCCGCCAACGTGAAGCCCGAGCCCAAACCGGCCCCGGCCTCTTAA
- the folD gene encoding bifunctional methylenetetrahydrofolate dehydrogenase/methenyltetrahydrofolate cyclohydrolase FolD — translation MSARVLDGKAAAARVLDRVAEKAAAVKKRTGVVPGLATVLVGDDPASHVYVGQKIKKCEAAGMTSIHVPLPANVSQDGLRAEVERLNRDPRVHGVIVQLPLPKPLDAEPILLALDPAKDADGLHPSNQGRWMALRSWSEVRATGLPLPCTPAGVMEILEQNQVPIARRRAVVVGRSNLVGKPLAALLLAADATVTVAHSRTENIGDLCREADILVAAIGQPRFVRGDWVKPGAVVVDVGINRTPEGLVGDVDYAPAAARASAITPVPGGVGPMTVAMLLWNTAQAAEKQLS, via the coding sequence ATGAGCGCGCGCGTACTTGACGGGAAGGCCGCCGCGGCCCGGGTGCTCGACCGGGTGGCGGAAAAAGCGGCCGCGGTTAAAAAACGAACGGGCGTCGTCCCCGGGTTGGCCACCGTGTTGGTGGGCGACGACCCCGCCTCCCACGTTTACGTCGGCCAAAAAATAAAAAAGTGCGAAGCGGCCGGCATGACGTCGATACACGTGCCGCTGCCCGCGAACGTGTCCCAGGACGGGTTACGGGCCGAGGTGGAACGGTTGAACCGCGACCCCCGGGTCCACGGCGTCATCGTGCAGCTCCCTTTGCCCAAACCGCTCGACGCCGAACCCATCCTGTTGGCCCTGGACCCGGCCAAGGACGCCGACGGACTTCATCCTTCCAACCAGGGCCGGTGGATGGCCCTGCGGAGTTGGTCGGAGGTACGGGCCACGGGTCTGCCCCTGCCCTGCACGCCCGCCGGGGTCATGGAGATATTGGAACAGAACCAGGTGCCCATCGCTCGTCGGCGGGCGGTGGTGGTCGGCCGTTCGAATTTGGTGGGCAAACCGCTCGCCGCGCTTTTGCTGGCGGCCGACGCGACGGTGACCGTCGCCCATTCGCGCACCGAAAACATCGGGGACCTGTGCCGGGAAGCCGATATTTTGGTGGCGGCCATCGGTCAACCGCGCTTCGTTCGGGGCGATTGGGTGAAGCCCGGCGCCGTCGTCGTGGATGTGGGCATCAATCGGACGCCGGAGGGCCTTGTGGGGGATGTGGATTACGCGCCCGCGGCCGCGCGCGCTTCGGCGATCACGCCCGTGCCCGGCGGCGTGGGTCCCATGACCGTGGCCATGCTCTTGTGGAACACCGCGCAAGCCGCCGAAAAACAGTTATCATGA
- a CDS encoding ribonuclease H-like domain-containing protein: MIRAYVDVETDEMKALTVVGVFRPDRGAKQWVRPNFSRFDFLNFLSGVESVMTYNGARFDLPLIKEQLGADVESLFRHRDLMLDCWANNLYGGLKKVEAQLGIHRDTEGVDGLQAIRLWHAHRRGETGALDLLLRYNREDVENLEALALKLGVVGKVGPAPARRPAGQGDVHERART; this comes from the coding sequence TTGATCCGCGCTTACGTCGATGTTGAAACCGACGAAATGAAGGCCCTGACGGTGGTCGGCGTGTTCCGTCCGGACCGGGGCGCCAAACAATGGGTGCGTCCGAATTTTTCCCGGTTCGATTTTTTGAATTTCCTGTCCGGCGTCGAGTCGGTGATGACCTACAACGGCGCCCGGTTCGACTTGCCTTTGATCAAGGAGCAATTGGGCGCGGACGTGGAGTCGCTCTTCCGCCACCGCGACCTCATGCTGGATTGTTGGGCCAACAATCTTTACGGCGGCCTCAAAAAAGTCGAAGCGCAACTCGGCATTCACCGCGACACCGAGGGCGTGGACGGCCTGCAGGCGATCCGTCTCTGGCACGCGCACCGACGGGGCGAGACGGGCGCTTTGGATTTGCTGTTGCGCTACAACCGCGAGGATGTTGAAAATTTGGAGGCCCTCGCCCTCAAGCTGGGCGTTGTGGGGAAGGTCGGTCCGGCCCCCGCCCGCCGGCCCGCCGGCCAAGGAGACGTTCATGAGCGCGCGCGTACTTGA
- the typA gene encoding translational GTPase TypA has protein sequence MTSPTARRTDVRNIAIIAHVDHGKTTLVDAMFRQTGEFKVKADAAQECLMDSNPQERERGITILAKCTSVQFGDARINIVDTPGHADFGSEVERILTMVDGVLLLIDALDGPMPQTRFVLRKALEQGLRPIVVINKVDRPFADPAKALNNTFDLFVDLDANEKQLDFPIVYASGKNGWASLDAHQPTPDLKPLFETILRHVPGPAVDATQPLQMLTTMVDYNSYVGRIAIGRVHAGRVSRLQNVLLMKQDGRRLPLRVTKLFGFFGLERREIESAEAGDIVAIAGMEEARVGDTVADAENPAALPPLLIDEPTLSMEFMVNDSPFSGRDGKFLTSRHLRERLEQELKTNVGLRVEELDQNVFKVSGRGELHLSVLIETMRREGFELAVSRPQVIVKTENGQTLEPAEYLLVDIEQGYQGVVMENLGKRGLEIKNMHADHHGRLRIEGVITARNLIGFKAEFLAQTKGTGLMHHSFHGYIPRAGSPTGRAAGVLIAKETGLGTSYALEGLQARSILFVAPGTDIYAGMIVGQNARENDMVVNPCKRKALTNMRAAGSDDLVQLTPPRVFTLEQAIAYIEDDELAEITPKNIRLRKKELDHSLRRKAEKEEEDAA, from the coding sequence ATGACTTCGCCAACGGCCCGCCGAACGGACGTTCGCAACATCGCCATCATCGCCCACGTCGATCACGGCAAAACCACGCTGGTGGACGCCATGTTCCGACAAACCGGCGAATTCAAAGTGAAGGCCGACGCCGCCCAGGAGTGCCTCATGGACTCCAACCCGCAGGAGCGGGAGCGCGGCATCACCATCCTGGCCAAATGCACCTCCGTGCAATTCGGGGACGCGCGCATCAACATCGTCGACACCCCGGGCCACGCCGATTTCGGCAGCGAGGTCGAGCGCATCCTCACGATGGTGGACGGGGTTTTGCTTTTGATCGACGCCCTGGACGGCCCCATGCCTCAAACGCGGTTCGTCCTGCGGAAGGCCCTCGAACAAGGCCTGCGGCCGATCGTCGTCATCAACAAGGTCGACCGCCCCTTCGCCGACCCCGCGAAAGCGCTCAACAACACGTTCGATCTGTTTGTCGACCTGGACGCCAACGAGAAACAACTGGATTTTCCCATCGTCTACGCTTCGGGCAAGAACGGGTGGGCCAGCCTCGACGCCCACCAACCGACCCCGGACCTCAAGCCCCTGTTTGAAACGATCCTCCGCCACGTGCCGGGCCCCGCGGTGGACGCGACCCAACCCCTGCAAATGCTCACCACCATGGTCGATTACAACAGTTACGTGGGTCGCATCGCCATCGGACGGGTTCACGCCGGACGGGTGTCGCGGCTGCAAAACGTCCTCCTGATGAAACAGGACGGTCGACGGTTGCCCCTGCGGGTCACGAAGCTGTTTGGGTTTTTCGGTCTCGAACGGCGGGAAATCGAATCGGCCGAAGCCGGAGACATCGTCGCCATCGCGGGCATGGAGGAGGCCCGGGTGGGAGACACCGTGGCCGACGCCGAAAACCCCGCGGCGCTGCCCCCGCTGCTCATCGACGAACCCACCCTGTCGATGGAGTTCATGGTCAACGACAGCCCTTTTTCGGGTCGGGACGGGAAGTTCCTCACCTCCCGGCACCTGCGCGAACGCTTGGAACAGGAACTGAAGACCAACGTGGGATTGCGCGTGGAGGAATTGGATCAAAACGTCTTCAAGGTGTCGGGCCGCGGCGAATTGCACCTGTCGGTCCTGATCGAAACCATGCGGCGGGAAGGGTTCGAGCTGGCCGTTTCCCGGCCACAGGTCATCGTCAAAACCGAAAACGGCCAAACCCTGGAGCCCGCCGAATACCTGCTGGTGGACATCGAACAGGGCTACCAGGGCGTCGTGATGGAAAACCTCGGCAAGCGCGGATTGGAAATCAAAAACATGCACGCCGACCACCACGGCCGCCTGCGGATCGAAGGCGTGATCACGGCGCGGAACCTGATCGGGTTTAAAGCGGAATTCCTGGCGCAAACCAAAGGCACGGGCCTCATGCACCACAGCTTCCACGGGTACATCCCCCGGGCGGGCTCCCCCACCGGGCGCGCCGCGGGCGTCCTGATCGCCAAAGAAACCGGCTTGGGCACGTCCTACGCCCTGGAAGGCCTGCAGGCGCGGTCCATTCTCTTTGTCGCTCCGGGCACCGACATCTACGCGGGCATGATCGTCGGGCAAAACGCCCGCGAGAACGACATGGTGGTCAACCCCTGCAAACGCAAGGCGCTCACCAACATGCGCGCCGCCGGTTCCGACGACCTCGTCCAGCTGACACCGCCCCGGGTCTTCACCCTGGAGCAGGCCATCGCCTACATCGAAGACGATGAGCTGGCGGAAATCACCCCCAAAAACATCCGGCTTCGGAAGAAAGAGTTGGACCACAGCCTTCGACGCAAGGCGGAAAAGGAAGAGGAGGACGCCGCGTGA
- a CDS encoding trans-2-enoyl-CoA reductase family protein produces MIIRPQSKGFICLTAHPDGCAQNVREQIAHVRARLKGPGPKNVLVIGSSTGYGLSSRIAAAFGHGAKTVGVFFANAAEGKRTAAPGWYNTAAFEKEAAAAGLFAASVNGDAYSDEVKAKTLALIKEKMGPVDLIVYSLAAPRRTHPRTGEVFNSTLKPILRSYTSKTLNFQTGQMADVTIEPATQAEINHTVAVMGGDDWALWIDALEGAGLLAPGAVTVAYSYAGPEATAAIYRRGTIGRAKDHLEATAHRLEGRLARTGGRAVVSVNKALVTQASAAIPVMPLYISLLYKSMKARGIHEGCVEQMARLFGEHLYAATPPPMDEVERIRVDDWEMRADVQTEVGRRWDKVRPDNVDRLCDLAGYREEFFKLFGFGFAGVDYEADLDPAVPIPSIR; encoded by the coding sequence GTGATCATTCGACCCCAGTCCAAAGGATTCATTTGTTTGACGGCGCACCCGGACGGGTGCGCGCAGAACGTCCGCGAACAAATCGCCCACGTGCGCGCCCGCCTGAAGGGCCCCGGACCGAAAAACGTTTTGGTGATCGGCTCTTCGACCGGGTACGGGCTCTCGAGCCGGATCGCCGCCGCCTTCGGGCACGGCGCCAAAACCGTCGGCGTGTTCTTCGCGAACGCCGCCGAAGGCAAACGCACGGCCGCGCCCGGTTGGTACAACACGGCGGCCTTCGAAAAAGAGGCCGCGGCCGCCGGACTGTTCGCCGCCAGCGTGAACGGCGACGCCTACTCCGACGAAGTGAAGGCGAAAACCCTCGCGCTCATCAAAGAGAAGATGGGCCCGGTCGACCTGATCGTCTACAGCCTGGCCGCGCCGCGACGCACGCACCCGCGCACGGGCGAGGTGTTCAACTCAACCTTAAAACCGATTTTGCGCAGCTACACCTCCAAGACGTTGAACTTTCAAACGGGCCAGATGGCGGACGTCACCATCGAACCCGCGACCCAAGCCGAAATCAACCACACGGTGGCGGTGATGGGCGGGGACGACTGGGCGTTGTGGATTGACGCGCTCGAAGGCGCCGGCCTGTTGGCGCCGGGCGCGGTGACCGTCGCCTATTCATACGCGGGCCCGGAGGCCACGGCGGCCATATACCGCCGCGGAACCATCGGCCGCGCCAAGGACCATTTGGAGGCCACCGCTCACCGCCTCGAGGGGCGGCTGGCGCGCACCGGCGGCCGCGCCGTCGTGTCGGTCAACAAGGCCCTGGTGACCCAGGCCAGCGCCGCGATCCCCGTCATGCCGCTCTACATTTCCCTGCTTTATAAATCCATGAAAGCCCGGGGGATTCACGAGGGCTGCGTGGAGCAGATGGCCCGGCTGTTCGGGGAGCACCTCTACGCGGCCACGCCCCCGCCGATGGACGAAGTCGAACGGATTCGGGTGGACGACTGGGAAATGAGGGCCGACGTTCAAACGGAGGTCGGCCGTCGATGGGACAAGGTTCGTCCGGACAACGTCGACCGCCTTTGCGATCTCGCCGGATACCGCGAGGAATTTTTTAAGTTGTTCGGGTTCGGTTTTGCGGGGGTGGATTACGAAGCCGACCTGGACCCCGCGGTGCCCATACCGTCCATCCGATAG
- the rlmB gene encoding 23S rRNA (guanosine(2251)-2'-O)-methyltransferase RlmB has product MTFSHRNEGADPADTVWGRHAVIAALREGRVHKLWLQRGVGAVDDILPLAREHRIVFQWVDRARIAALAPGQTHQGVVARVSPHRLAVLDDLWAKGAPGLLLVLDGITDPHNLGAIARSAAFFGAGGVLIPRWRSAGVTGVTAKAAAGALEVVPLVQVANTAQALLDLKAKGYWVYGADAAGAPVHKMDFAHPAALVIGAEGEGLHRLVRERCDALVGIPGAGGVPSLNASCAAAALLYEFHRRGLTAAQTRPKL; this is encoded by the coding sequence ATGACCTTTTCCCATCGAAACGAAGGCGCCGACCCGGCCGACACGGTCTGGGGGCGCCACGCGGTGATCGCGGCCCTGCGCGAAGGGCGCGTCCACAAGCTGTGGCTCCAGCGCGGCGTCGGCGCGGTGGACGACATCCTGCCGTTGGCCCGCGAGCACCGGATCGTTTTCCAATGGGTGGACCGCGCGCGCATCGCCGCCCTGGCGCCGGGCCAGACCCATCAGGGTGTCGTGGCCCGGGTGTCGCCCCACCGCTTGGCGGTGTTGGACGATTTGTGGGCGAAGGGCGCGCCGGGGTTGCTGTTGGTCCTGGACGGCATCACCGATCCGCACAATTTGGGGGCCATCGCCCGGAGCGCGGCTTTTTTCGGCGCCGGAGGGGTCTTGATCCCCCGGTGGCGGTCCGCCGGCGTCACCGGCGTCACGGCGAAGGCCGCGGCCGGAGCCCTTGAAGTCGTGCCCCTCGTGCAAGTGGCCAACACGGCCCAGGCGTTGCTGGATCTCAAAGCGAAGGGGTATTGGGTGTACGGGGCCGACGCGGCCGGGGCACCCGTCCACAAGATGGATTTCGCCCATCCCGCGGCGCTCGTGATCGGGGCCGAAGGGGAGGGCCTTCACCGTCTGGTGCGCGAACGTTGCGACGCGCTCGTCGGCATCCCCGGCGCCGGGGGGGTCCCCTCCCTCAACGCGTCCTGCGCGGCGGCCGCCCTGCTTTACGAATTCCATCGCCGGGGCTTGACCGCGGCCCAAACTCGCCCTAAGCTTTAA
- a CDS encoding cysteine--tRNA ligase, with amino-acid sequence MTARPVRFHNTLSGKEETFHPLTPGRVNMYVCGVTPYDACHLGHARCYVTFDFIRRALTRLGHAVTHVQNFTDIDDKIIRRAAERGEPPAALADRFIADYFEKMDRLGVRRADAYPRVTESLPAIVAFIERLVAKGLAYAAGGDVFFAVRKFPGYGKLSKRSPDDLQVGARVEADDRKTDPLDFALWKAAKPGEPAWPSPWGPGRPGWHIECSAMSRTAFGADTFDIHGGGQDLVFPHHENEIAQSEGASGRPFARYWIHNGFVTVNKEKMSKSLGNFFTLEDIFKKFAPRAVRYFLLTHHYKGPLEFSDEQLAAAAARLREVDADLRRLDAALKTPLDAKPKEAKALAAAIDAFDPTVDAALADNFNSPKVLAALFALLGDLKERVEKPRAIDGEGLRRGLESVRATFRDVIGIEVGGGASSDGEAEAAVVERVARREAARKSKNWAEADRLRAELLALGVTVEDTPQGPRWWRQ; translated from the coding sequence GTGACCGCGCGCCCGGTTCGCTTCCACAACACCCTCTCGGGCAAGGAGGAGACTTTCCACCCCCTGACCCCGGGCCGGGTGAACATGTACGTCTGCGGCGTCACTCCCTACGACGCGTGCCATCTGGGGCACGCCCGCTGCTACGTTACCTTCGATTTTATCCGCCGGGCGTTGACGCGGTTGGGCCACGCGGTCACCCACGTCCAAAATTTCACCGACATCGACGATAAAATTATTCGCCGGGCCGCGGAGCGGGGGGAACCCCCCGCCGCGCTGGCCGACCGCTTCATCGCCGACTATTTTGAAAAAATGGACAGGCTCGGCGTGCGCCGGGCCGACGCCTACCCCCGGGTGACGGAAAGCTTGCCCGCCATCGTCGCGTTCATCGAGCGCCTGGTGGCGAAGGGCCTCGCCTACGCCGCGGGGGGCGACGTGTTTTTCGCCGTCCGCAAATTCCCCGGCTACGGCAAGTTGTCCAAGCGGTCTCCCGATGACCTCCAGGTGGGGGCCCGCGTCGAGGCGGACGATCGGAAAACCGACCCCTTGGATTTCGCCCTTTGGAAGGCCGCCAAACCGGGGGAGCCGGCGTGGCCTTCGCCCTGGGGGCCGGGGCGGCCCGGCTGGCACATCGAATGCTCGGCCATGAGCCGGACGGCTTTCGGTGCCGACACCTTCGATATTCACGGCGGGGGGCAGGACCTCGTGTTCCCCCATCACGAAAACGAAATCGCTCAATCGGAGGGGGCCAGCGGACGGCCCTTCGCCCGCTACTGGATCCACAACGGTTTTGTGACGGTGAACAAAGAAAAGATGTCCAAATCGCTGGGCAATTTCTTCACCCTCGAGGACATCTTCAAGAAGTTCGCGCCCCGCGCCGTGCGGTATTTCCTGTTGACGCACCATTACAAGGGCCCGCTGGAATTTTCCGACGAACAATTGGCCGCCGCCGCCGCCCGCTTGCGCGAGGTCGACGCCGACCTTCGGCGTCTGGACGCGGCCCTCAAAACCCCCCTGGACGCCAAGCCCAAGGAAGCGAAAGCGCTCGCCGCGGCGATCGACGCCTTTGATCCCACCGTGGACGCGGCCTTGGCCGACAATTTCAATTCCCCCAAGGTTTTGGCGGCCTTGTTCGCCCTTTTGGGGGATTTGAAGGAGCGGGTGGAAAAGCCCAGAGCCATCGACGGGGAAGGGTTGCGGCGTGGTTTGGAATCGGTGCGGGCCACCTTTCGGGATGTCATCGGAATCGAAGTGGGGGGCGGGGCGTCTTCGGACGGCGAAGCCGAGGCGGCCGTCGTCGAACGCGTGGCGCGGCGGGAGGCGGCGCGCAAATCCAAGAATTGGGCCGAGGCGGACCGCCTGCGCGCCGAACTGCTCGCCCTCGGCGTTACCGTGGAGGACACGCCGCAGGGGCCCCGGTGGTGGCGGCAATGA
- a CDS encoding 2-C-methyl-D-erythritol 2,4-cyclodiphosphate synthase, producing MSARSPVARVGLGYDSHRFKKGRPLILGGVTVPHDRGLDGHSDADVVLHAVIDAVLGAAGLGDIGTFFPDSDPRWKGADSLKLLENTRARLGRRRVVHVDVTLLAEAPRIGPYKNRMRTKIARALRVPLEGVSVKAKTNEGMGFVGRREGLAALAVAGVVA from the coding sequence ATGAGCGCCCGGTCCCCCGTCGCCCGGGTGGGTTTGGGTTACGACAGCCACCGGTTCAAAAAAGGCCGGCCGTTGATCCTGGGCGGGGTGACCGTTCCCCACGACCGGGGACTGGACGGCCATTCCGACGCGGACGTGGTCCTTCACGCCGTCATCGACGCCGTTCTGGGCGCGGCGGGTTTGGGCGACATCGGAACGTTTTTCCCCGACAGCGATCCCCGCTGGAAGGGCGCGGACAGCCTGAAACTTTTGGAAAACACGCGCGCGCGCCTCGGTCGCCGCCGCGTCGTCCACGTGGACGTGACGCTGTTGGCCGAAGCGCCGCGGATCGGTCCCTACAAGAACCGCATGCGAACCAAAATCGCGCGGGCCCTGCGCGTGCCGCTCGAAGGGGTGAGCGTCAAAGCGAAGACGAACGAAGGCATGGGGTTCGTCGGCCGTCGGGAGGGGCTGGCCGCCCTGGCGGTGGCCGGCGTCGTCGCGTGA
- the ispD gene encoding 2-C-methyl-D-erythritol 4-phosphate cytidylyltransferase: MVLVAAGRGRRFGKPKQFQPVAGRPLYQWPLRVFERMAAIKAVAIVVPAERAAAVRRAVARAGFRKVTAVVPGGAERLDSVRAGLRALPPVADTVLIHDAARALVDAGVVARVIAGVRRSGAALAAWPVPDTVKEATLRGGRPWVRRTVPRAGLWLAQTPQGFRRDLARALFEAAGPLTDDAQALERSGRPVELVLGSSRNFKVTVREDIALCRALLRKR; the protein is encoded by the coding sequence GTGGTGCTGGTCGCGGCGGGCCGCGGTCGGCGGTTCGGCAAACCCAAACAATTCCAACCGGTGGCGGGACGACCGCTCTACCAATGGCCCCTCCGCGTGTTTGAGCGGATGGCGGCGATCAAAGCCGTCGCGATCGTCGTCCCCGCCGAGCGCGCGGCCGCCGTGCGGCGCGCGGTGGCCCGGGCGGGTTTTCGCAAGGTGACGGCCGTTGTCCCCGGCGGCGCCGAACGCCTGGATTCGGTCCGCGCCGGCCTTCGCGCTCTCCCGCCCGTCGCCGACACCGTTTTGATTCACGACGCGGCGCGCGCCCTGGTGGACGCGGGCGTCGTGGCGCGGGTCATCGCCGGGGTCCGGCGATCGGGCGCGGCGTTGGCCGCGTGGCCCGTTCCCGACACCGTCAAGGAGGCGACGCTCCGCGGCGGACGTCCCTGGGTTCGGCGGACGGTTCCCCGGGCGGGCCTGTGGCTCGCGCAAACCCCGCAGGGTTTCCGGCGGGATTTGGCGCGGGCGCTTTTTGAAGCCGCCGGGCCATTGACGGACGACGCGCAGGCCCTGGAGCGTTCCGGCCGCCCGGTCGAATTGGTGCTCGGTTCGTCGCGCAATTTCAAAGTCACCGTCCGGGAGGACATCGCGCTGTGCCGCGCGTTGTTGCGGAAACGATGA
- a CDS encoding PIN domain nuclease, whose amino-acid sequence MILNVMRGLLLLVGPLVGYTQVSKDAKGILIGLVLAGVIIGLEFLIERIPLDALISAIIGAVVGLVATKLILFGLFSAGLEQVYQTAENHSVIGYVALAFLGMMIAVQKRSELEMLDRDLIVKGGKKRSLTTYLVDTSVLIDGRVVDVCDTKFIAGTLVVPRFVLRELQAVADSGDGAKRARGRRGLDILTRLQENPDLPVRVFDKDFPDIKEVDGKLVALGKELGARVLTTDFNLNKVAALQGVTVLNVNDLANALKPVVLPGEGMNVFVLKEGKEREQGVAYLDDGTMVVVEEGRRAIGQKVRVTVSSILQTSAGRMIFTKMVKGPESPAADAPAHPDL is encoded by the coding sequence ATGATCCTGAACGTGATGCGGGGGTTGTTGCTGTTGGTGGGGCCGTTGGTCGGCTACACCCAGGTGTCGAAGGACGCCAAAGGCATTTTGATCGGCCTGGTGTTGGCGGGCGTGATCATCGGGTTGGAATTCTTGATCGAGCGCATTCCGCTCGACGCGCTGATCTCGGCCATCATCGGGGCCGTGGTCGGTTTGGTGGCCACCAAACTGATTCTGTTCGGGTTGTTCTCGGCGGGTTTGGAACAAGTTTATCAAACGGCCGAAAACCATTCCGTCATCGGCTACGTGGCCCTCGCTTTCCTGGGCATGATGATCGCCGTCCAGAAGCGATCGGAATTGGAAATGCTGGACCGGGACCTCATCGTCAAAGGCGGCAAGAAACGGTCGCTCACCACGTATTTGGTCGACACGTCGGTTTTGATCGACGGTCGCGTCGTGGACGTGTGCGACACCAAATTCATCGCCGGAACCCTGGTCGTGCCCCGGTTCGTTCTGCGGGAATTGCAAGCGGTCGCGGATTCCGGGGACGGCGCCAAACGGGCGCGCGGACGGCGGGGTTTGGACATTTTGACGCGCCTCCAGGAAAACCCCGACCTGCCCGTGCGCGTGTTCGACAAGGATTTCCCGGACATCAAGGAAGTCGACGGTAAATTGGTGGCCTTGGGCAAGGAGCTGGGGGCCCGGGTCCTGACCACGGACTTCAACCTCAACAAAGTCGCCGCGCTCCAGGGCGTGACCGTCCTCAACGTCAACGATCTGGCCAACGCGCTCAAACCCGTCGTCCTGCCCGGCGAGGGCATGAACGTGTTCGTGTTGAAAGAGGGCAAGGAGCGCGAGCAGGGCGTGGCTTATCTCGACGACGGAACCATGGTGGTGGTCGAAGAGGGCCGCCGCGCCATCGGCCAAAAAGTCCGGGTGACCGTCAGCTCCATCCTCCAAACGTCGGCGGGGCGCATGATTTTCACCAAAATGGTGAAAGGCCCCGAAAGCCCGGCGGCGGACGCGCCCGCCCACCCGGACCTGTAG
- the radA gene encoding DNA repair protein RadA, giving the protein MKTKTRTVFVCGECGVDTPKWAGQCPACGRWNTLKERAETAARPSAGRRLTDFSSAVAPLANIQSVTLPRRATGLGEFDRVLGGGLVPGSLVLLGGPPGIGKSTLILQAADRLAKADFRVLYVSGEESPEQVRGRAARVGVDNPSLLFASETDLGRVIEMVKDLRPGAVVVDSVQTLVKGEVPGAAGSVAQIRECAAEFVHVAKSQGIGVFLLGHVTKDGDLAGPRVLEHMVDTVLYFETERQDVYRLLRAVKNRFGPTNEIGVFEMTGQGLMEVANPSALFLGARDGAAPTGTAVLAALEGTRPLLAEVQALVARTLFGTPRRQVAGVDYNRAVLLVAVLDRRCGFHLDAQDVYIKAAGGIDLREPAADLALCAAVASAALDRAVPGGVVWLGEVGLGGELRPVPQVTERLAEAAKLGFTRAIVPRTGGSRAAPPGLSIVPTATLDEALRAAALSPH; this is encoded by the coding sequence GTGAAGACCAAAACCCGCACGGTGTTCGTCTGCGGGGAATGCGGGGTCGACACGCCCAAATGGGCCGGGCAGTGCCCCGCCTGCGGGCGCTGGAACACCTTGAAAGAGCGCGCCGAGACCGCCGCGCGCCCGTCGGCGGGGCGTCGCCTCACGGACTTTTCTTCGGCGGTGGCCCCCCTGGCCAACATCCAATCGGTCACGCTGCCGCGGCGCGCCACGGGCCTCGGGGAGTTCGACCGGGTCCTGGGCGGCGGGCTGGTGCCGGGTTCTTTGGTTCTCCTGGGGGGGCCCCCGGGCATCGGCAAATCCACCCTGATCCTGCAGGCGGCGGACCGTTTGGCCAAGGCGGATTTTCGGGTGTTGTACGTTTCCGGGGAAGAATCGCCGGAGCAGGTGCGGGGCCGCGCGGCCCGCGTGGGGGTGGACAACCCGTCTTTGTTGTTCGCCTCCGAAACCGATTTGGGCCGGGTGATCGAAATGGTCAAAGACCTGCGCCCGGGCGCGGTGGTCGTCGATTCGGTCCAGACCCTGGTCAAGGGCGAGGTGCCCGGGGCGGCGGGGTCTGTCGCCCAGATTCGCGAATGCGCCGCCGAATTTGTTCACGTCGCCAAGAGCCAGGGGATCGGGGTGTTCCTGTTGGGCCATGTCACAAAAGACGGGGATTTGGCGGGCCCGCGGGTTTTGGAGCACATGGTGGACACCGTTTTGTATTTCGAGACGGAACGGCAGGACGTGTACCGGTTGTTGCGCGCCGTCAAAAACCGTTTCGGGCCGACCAATGAAATCGGCGTTTTTGAAATGACGGGGCAGGGCTTAATGGAGGTCGCCAACCCGTCCGCGCTGTTTTTGGGCGCGCGCGACGGGGCGGCCCCGACGGGCACCGCGGTCCTCGCCGCCCTGGAAGGCACCCGGCCGCTCTTGGCCGAGGTGCAGGCCCTGGTGGCCCGCACGCTCTTCGGGACGCCGCGCCGCCAAGTCGCGGGGGTGGATTACAACCGGGCGGTGTTGCTCGTCGCTGTTTTGGATCGGCGTTGCGGTTTTCATTTGGACGCGCAGGACGTTTACATCAAGGCGGCGGGGGGGATCGATCTGCGCGAGCCCGCCGCGGACTTGGCCCTGTGCGCGGCCGTGGCCAGCGCGGCTTTGGACCGCGCCGTCCCCGGCGGCGTCGTGTGGCTGGGCGAGGTGGGCCTGGGCGGGGAACTGCGCCCCGTGCCCCAGGTGACGGAGCGCCTCGCCGAGGCGGCCAAATTGGGGTTCACCCGGGCGATCGTGCCCCGGACCGGCGGATCGCGCGCGGCCCCTCCCGGATTGTCCATCGTCCCGACGGCCACCTTGGACGAGGCCCTGCGGGCGGCGGCGTTGTCGCCGCACTGA